A single genomic interval of Megalobrama amblycephala isolate DHTTF-2021 linkage group LG15, ASM1881202v1, whole genome shotgun sequence harbors:
- the eps8l2 gene encoding LOW QUALITY PROTEIN: epidermal growth factor receptor kinase substrate 8-like protein 2 (The sequence of the model RefSeq protein was modified relative to this genomic sequence to represent the inferred CDS: deleted 1 base in 1 codon) — protein MWHYSEQRKKYSNSNVIMQETSQYHVQHLSTFIMDKTESIATVDDAIKKLKLLDSKDKIWTQEMLLQVTDKSIKLLDCETKEELENFPLATVHHCQTLLNQTRYPSVLLLICQDNEQHKPDIHFFYCDEVEAEMVHADIDSALGDNARGKKMRPQTLNFLPPAVPDPYRTVTTIPRLNQEKMKRQRETIIPASETRSPGPGVKGRVAATDMKDELSMQDPESNMKLAQRIEKDVQILNCALDDIEIFVARLNKAAEAFTQLNQRNRSKKNKKRGPAEGMLTLRAKPPSEGEFVDCLQKLKLSFNLLAKLKKHIQNPNASELVHFLFGPLEMILQSCGTPELPRAVISPHLSRDTVDFLRGHLTPKEMTIFELLGDGWTRPRADWPKDQCAPLYVPKFRNGWEPPVELFRTSPWETESAGVPAQSEYRPKEFFGSQSSLSSNGSFSAPPAPRKYAKIRYHFVARNANELSVLQDEILEVLEDDKQWWKLRNRSGQAGYVPYNMLDVVKLEDPQVSYRGQSPSGSMGSDKDGHTHQMDKVNDELLMLITGNKMNQPTRNFKVVRQSAVPLTFDSGPAEVTTWLNAKGFSKPTVDRLGILTGAQLFSLNKDHLKAVCGDEGSRVYSQITVQKAQLEKSRGDSELQEIMRKQQEKIESAP, from the exons CATCTCTCTACGTTCATCATGGATAAAACCGAGTCCATCGCTACGGTAGACGATGCCATTAAGAAGCTAAAACTCCTGGACTCCAAAGACAAAATATGGACACAGGAAATGCTGCTGCAGGTGACGGACAAATCCATCAAACTCCTGGATTGCGAGACCAAG gAAGAGCTTGAAAACTTTCCTCTGGCCACAGTTCATCACTGTCAGACGCTGTTGAACCAGACAAGATACCCTTCTGTCCTTTTGCTCATCTGTCAGGACAACGAACAACACAAACCAGACATTCACTTCTTCTACTGTGACGAAGTGGAG gCCGAGATGGTGCACGCTGACATTGATAGCGCTCTGGGAGACAATGCACGTGGCAAGAAGATGCGACCGCAGACGCTAAA ttttctcccccctGCTGTACCGGAcccgtaccgaaccgtgactacaataccgag GTTGAACCAAGAAAAGATGAAACGCCAACGGGAGACCATCATCCCGGCCTCTGAGACTAGAAGTCCTGGCCCTGGGGTCAAAGGTCGAGTAGCAGCTACGGACATGAAAG ATGAGCTGTCGATGCAGGACCCCGAGTCCAATATGAAACTGGCCCAGCGGATCGAGAAGGACGTG caaATCCTGAACTGCGCTTTAGACGACATCGAGATCTTCGTGGCGCGTCTTAATAAAGCGGCAGAGGCTTTCACACAACTCAACCAGCGCAACAGgagcaagaaaaacaaaaagagagGACCAGCAG agggAATGCTAACTCTACGAGCCAAGCCTCCATCAGAAGGAGAGTTTGTCGACTGTCTTCAGAAGCTGAAACTCTCTTTCAATCTTCTG GCCAAACTGAAGAAACACATTCAGAACCCCAACGCTTCAGAGCTCGTACACTTCCTGTTTGGACCTTTGGAAATG ATACTGCAGAGTTGTGGCACTCCTGAGCTGCCGCGTGCGGTCATCTCTCCTCACCTGTCGCGGGACACAGTGGACTTCCTGAGAGGACACCTGACTCCTAAAGAGATGACCATCTTTGAGCTGCTGGGAGACGGTTGGACGAGGCCCAG AGCTGATTGGCCGAAAGATCAGTGCGCTCCTCTGTATGTCCCAAAGTTCCGGAATGGCTGGGAGCCGCCAGTGGAACTCTTCCGTACGTCACCATGGGAGACGGAGAGCGCTGGTGTTCCAGCGCAGTCAGAATACAGGCCAAAagag TTCTTTGGATCACAGTCGTCACTCTCTTCAAACGG CTCTTTCTCTGCGCCTCCTGCTCCTCGGAAATACGCAAAGATCCGCTACCACTTTGTGGCACGTAATGCCAACGAGCTGTCAGTGCTACAGGACGAAATTCTGGAG GTGTTGGAGGATGACAAGCAGTGGTGGAAGTTGAGGAACAGAAGCGGTCAGGCGGGATATGTGCCCTATAATATGCTGGATGTGGTCAAGCTCGAGGACCCTCAAGTC TCATACCGAGGACAGTCGCCCTCCGGCTCAATGGGCAGTGACAAAGACG GTCACACTCATCAGATGGATAAAGTGAACGATGAGCTGCTCATGTTGATCACTGGGAATAAGATGAATCAGCCCACGAGAAACTTCAAGGTGGTGCGTCAGTCGGCCGTCCCGCTGACCTTTGACTCCGGCCCAGCAGAGGTCACCACCTGGCTCAATGCCAAGGGCTTCTCCAAACC GACGGTGGATCGTCTGGGAATCCTGACAGGTGCTCAGCTCTTCTCTCTGAATAAAGATCAT CTGAAGGCCGTGTGTGGAGACGAGGGCTCTCGCGTCTACAGCCAGATCACCGTCCAGAAGGCACAACTAGAG AAGAGTCGAGGAGATTCCGAACTGCAGGAAATTATGAGGAAACAGCAAGAGAAAATTGAGTCTGCCCCAtga